In the genome of Bacillota bacterium, one region contains:
- the csrA gene encoding carbon storage regulator CsrA — translation MLVLTRKLGESIMIGGNIKITVVTIDGGAVRLGIEAPANVSVYRQELYEAVRKENLQAIRSALQFKKIPRPGIGRQRK, via the coding sequence ATGCTGGTGCTCACCCGTAAGCTCGGCGAGAGTATAATGATCGGGGGGAATATAAAGATCACGGTGGTAACGATTGATGGCGGTGCTGTCCGCCTGGGTATCGAAGCACCCGCCAACGTGTCGGTTTATCGCCAGGAGCTTTATGAAGCGGTGAGGAAGGAAAATTTGCAGGCGATCAGATCGGCGTTGCAGTTCAAGAAAATACCGAGGCCGGGGATCGGCCGGCAGCGGAAATGA
- a CDS encoding flagellin codes for MRINTNVSALNAYRNLYDTDMRLNKSLERLSSGLRVNRAADDAAGLAISEKMRGQISGLDQAVRNAQDGISLIQTAEGALIETSAILVRMRTLAVQCATDTYLDADRALAQLEIAELIDEIDRIASDTEFNKMALLDGTFTTKLFHIGANATQNISVSIDNMDATNLGVNAVNIDSQTGADSAITIIDGAIEDVAGERATLGAIQNRLEHTVRNLSVASENLSASESRIRDADIALETIDFTRNQIMLQAGTAMLAHANIRPQAVLTLLS; via the coding sequence ATGAGGATCAACACCAACGTTTCAGCGTTGAATGCGTATCGGAACCTGTATGACACCGATATGAGGTTGAACAAGTCACTGGAGCGGCTGTCATCGGGACTGCGCGTGAACCGCGCGGCCGACGATGCCGCCGGATTGGCGATTTCGGAGAAGATGCGCGGCCAGATCAGCGGCCTGGACCAGGCCGTGCGCAACGCGCAGGATGGTATCTCCCTGATCCAGACCGCGGAAGGGGCATTGATCGAAACCAGCGCCATTCTGGTCAGGATGAGGACGTTGGCGGTGCAGTGCGCCACCGACACCTACCTGGATGCTGACCGTGCCCTGGCCCAGCTGGAGATTGCAGAATTGATCGATGAGATCGACCGCATCGCCAGTGACACCGAGTTCAACAAGATGGCGTTGCTCGACGGTACCTTTACAACCAAGCTCTTCCACATCGGCGCCAATGCAACCCAGAATATCTCGGTTTCGATTGATAATATGGATGCCACTAACTTGGGCGTTAACGCCGTGAATATCGATAGCCAGACTGGTGCAGACAGTGCCATCACAATCATAGATGGTGCCATCGAGGACGTTGCCGGAGAACGGGCCACACTCGGTGCGATCCAGAACCGGCTCGAGCATACGGTCCGGAACCTGAGCGTTGCTTCCGAGAACCTCTCCGCCTCCGAATCGCGCATCCGCGATGCGGACATTGCCCTGGAGACGATCGACTTCACCCGCAACCAGATCATGTTGCAGGCGGGTACGGCCATGCTGGCCCATGCCAACATAAGGCCGCAGGCAGTGTTGACATTGCTCAGCTAG
- a CDS encoding flagellar protein FlaG codes for MKVESIDHEALERMQGQVNRQEVKESAKMATDVKAKQHEDDRLFKALPFQGDETFQAEMEKAIVKLNETAITFDIGLRFRKHESSGRWLVQVLNVTEDEIVREIPPEQVLNLVAQIQTLIGILLDERR; via the coding sequence ATGAAAGTTGAGAGTATCGACCATGAGGCGCTGGAACGCATGCAGGGCCAGGTGAACAGACAGGAAGTTAAAGAATCCGCAAAAATGGCGACCGATGTCAAGGCGAAGCAACACGAGGATGATCGGCTTTTCAAGGCATTGCCTTTTCAGGGCGACGAGACTTTTCAGGCCGAGATGGAGAAGGCAATAGTCAAGCTCAACGAGACGGCGATAACTTTTGATATCGGACTGAGGTTCAGAAAGCACGAATCTTCGGGGCGCTGGCTGGTGCAGGTATTGAATGTCACGGAAGACGAGATCGTCAGGGAGATACCTCCGGAGCAGGTTCTCAACCTGGTTGCCCAGATCCAGACCCTGATCGGGATATTGCTCGACGAACGGCGTTGA